A window of the Thermococcus sp. genome harbors these coding sequences:
- a CDS encoding deoxyhypusine synthase family protein: EFIYELGKYMDEKLGKEKERSIIYWAYRRNVPIFCPAITDGSIGDMLYFFKEERGDRELVIDIANDIVKLNNLAVTAKETASIILGGSLPKHAIINANLFRGGTDYAIYITTAIPWDGSLSGAPPSEGVSWGKIRAKADYVEIWADATLVFPLLVWKVMKGLNFLRSSF; encoded by the coding sequence GCGAGTTCATCTACGAGCTTGGTAAATACATGGACGAGAAGCTCGGGAAGGAGAAGGAGCGCTCGATCATCTACTGGGCCTACAGGAGGAACGTCCCGATATTCTGTCCGGCCATCACCGACGGCTCCATCGGCGACATGCTCTACTTCTTCAAAGAGGAGCGCGGGGACAGGGAACTCGTCATAGACATCGCCAATGACATAGTGAAGCTCAACAACTTAGCTGTTACCGCCAAGGAGACCGCCTCGATAATCCTCGGTGGCTCTCTTCCAAAGCACGCCATAATCAACGCCAACCTCTTCAGGGGTGGAACGGACTACGCGATTTATATAACTACCGCCATTCCCTGGGACGGCTCGCTGAGCGGTGCACCGCCGAGTGAAGGGGTCAGCTGGGGCAAGATAAGGGCCAAGGCCGATTACGTCGAGATTTGGGCCGATGCCACGCTTGTCTTCCCGCTACTGGTGTGGAAGGTGATGAAGGGGTTAAA